A section of the Capra hircus breed San Clemente chromosome 23, ASM170441v1, whole genome shotgun sequence genome encodes:
- the MOG gene encoding myelin-oligodendrocyte glycoprotein isoform X7: protein MASLLSSSLPSCLPSLLFLFLQLTSISADPFYWINPGVLVLIAVLPVLLLQITVGLVYLCLQRRLRGKLWAEIENLHRTFDPHFLMVPCWKITLFVIVPVLGPLVALIICYNWLHRRLAGQFLEELRNPF, encoded by the exons ATGGCCAGTTTATTGAGCTCCTCTCTGCCCAGctgtctcccctctctcctcttcctcttcctccagtTGACTTCCATCTCTGCAG ATCCCTTCTACTGGATCAACCCCGGCGTGCTGGTGCTCATCGCCGTCCTGCCAGTGCTCCTGCTACAGATTACCGTGGGCCTCGTCTACCTGTGCCTGCAGCGCAGACTCCGAG GAAAACTCTGGGCAGAGATAG agaATCTCCACCGGACTTTTG ATCCCCACTTCCTGATGGTGCCCTGCTGGAAGATAACCCTATTTGTCATCGTGCCGGTTCTCGGACCCCTGGTGGCCTTGATCATCTGCTATAACTGGCTACACCGCAGACTAGCAG gaCAATTTCTTGAAGAGCTAA
- the MOG gene encoding myelin-oligodendrocyte glycoprotein isoform X5: MASLLSSSLPSCLPSLLFLFLQLTSISAGQFRVIGPGHPIRALVGDEVELPCRISPGKNATGMEVGWYRPPFSRVVHLYRNGKDQDEEQAPEYRGRTQLLKETIGEGKVTLRIRNVRFSDEGGFTCFFRDHSYQEEAAMELKVEDPFYWINPGVLVLIAVLPVLLLQITVGLVYLCLQRRLRGKLWAEIENLHRTFDPHFLMVPCWKITLFVIVPVLGPLVALIICYNWLHRRLAGQFLEELRNPF, encoded by the exons ATGGCCAGTTTATTGAGCTCCTCTCTGCCCAGctgtctcccctctctcctcttcctcttcctccagtTGACTTCCATCTCTGCAG GACAGTTCAGAGTAATAGGACCAGGGCACCCCATCCGGGCGCTGGTGGGGGATGAAGTGGAATTGCCCTGTCGCatatctccaggaaagaatgctacAGGCATGGAGGTGGGATGGTATCGGccccccttctccagggtggtTCATCTCTACCGAAATGGCAAGGACCAAGATGAAGAGCAGGCACCTGAATACCGGGGCCGCACGCAGCTGCTAAAAGAGACCATTGGGGAGGGGAAAGTGACCCTCAGGATCCGGAATGTGAGGTTCTCAGATGAAGGAGGTTTTACCTGCTTCTTCCGAGATCACTCTTACCAAGAGGAGGCAGCAATGGAATTGAAAGTAGAAG ATCCCTTCTACTGGATCAACCCCGGCGTGCTGGTGCTCATCGCCGTCCTGCCAGTGCTCCTGCTACAGATTACCGTGGGCCTCGTCTACCTGTGCCTGCAGCGCAGACTCCGAG GAAAACTCTGGGCAGAGATAG agaATCTCCACCGGACTTTTG ATCCCCACTTCCTGATGGTGCCCTGCTGGAAGATAACCCTATTTGTCATCGTGCCGGTTCTCGGACCCCTGGTGGCCTTGATCATCTGCTATAACTGGCTACACCGCAGACTAGCAG gaCAATTTCTTGAAGAGCTAA
- the MOG gene encoding myelin-oligodendrocyte glycoprotein isoform X1, with product MASLLSSSLPSCLPSLLFLFLQLTSISAGQFRVIGPGHPIRALVGDEVELPCRISPGKNATGMEVGWYRPPFSRVVHLYRNGKDQDEEQAPEYRGRTQLLKETIGEGKVTLRIRNVRFSDEGGFTCFFRDHSYQEEAAMELKVEDPFYWINPGVLVLIAVLPVLLLQITVGLVYLCLQRRLRGKLWAEIENLHRTFDPHFLMVPCWKITLFVIVPVLGPLVALIICYNWLHRRLAGAVLGQHTGPLSWRHQASPNGKHKEGGWEQGSRLRAGMAFLLCPHGQPQTPQRIQDTNHLLRSAGSLSGRGEGRDYKVYREDVGRASHLPLITYFSLFSGQFLEELSKFSSIFYKLRVKEKESSSKGKRGLLRDQNPRGKEGAGLGGGMSPPGG from the exons ATGGCCAGTTTATTGAGCTCCTCTCTGCCCAGctgtctcccctctctcctcttcctcttcctccagtTGACTTCCATCTCTGCAG GACAGTTCAGAGTAATAGGACCAGGGCACCCCATCCGGGCGCTGGTGGGGGATGAAGTGGAATTGCCCTGTCGCatatctccaggaaagaatgctacAGGCATGGAGGTGGGATGGTATCGGccccccttctccagggtggtTCATCTCTACCGAAATGGCAAGGACCAAGATGAAGAGCAGGCACCTGAATACCGGGGCCGCACGCAGCTGCTAAAAGAGACCATTGGGGAGGGGAAAGTGACCCTCAGGATCCGGAATGTGAGGTTCTCAGATGAAGGAGGTTTTACCTGCTTCTTCCGAGATCACTCTTACCAAGAGGAGGCAGCAATGGAATTGAAAGTAGAAG ATCCCTTCTACTGGATCAACCCCGGCGTGCTGGTGCTCATCGCCGTCCTGCCAGTGCTCCTGCTACAGATTACCGTGGGCCTCGTCTACCTGTGCCTGCAGCGCAGACTCCGAG GAAAACTCTGGGCAGAGATAG agaATCTCCACCGGACTTTTG ATCCCCACTTCCTGATGGTGCCCTGCTGGAAGATAACCCTATTTGTCATCGTGCCGGTTCTCGGACCCCTGGTGGCCTTGATCATCTGCTATAACTGGCTACACCGCAGACTAGCAGGTGCAGTGTTGGGGCAGCACACGGGCCCACTGAGCTGGAGGCATCAAGCCAGCCCTAATGGGAAACATAAAGAGGGTGGATGGGAGCAGGGTTCAAGACTCAGAGCCGGAATGGCCTTCCTGCTCTGTCCCCATGGCCAACCCCAGACTCCTCAAAGAATCCAAGACACGAACCACTTACTGAGATCTGCGGGGTCTCTTAGTGGAAGGGGGGAGGGACGTGACTACAAAGTCTACAGGGAGGATGTGGGAAGAGCCAGTCATCTTCCGCTCATCAcctatttctctttgttttcaggaCAATTTCTTGAAGAGCTAAGTaagttttcttcaattttttataAGCTGagagtaaaagagaaaga
- the MOG gene encoding myelin-oligodendrocyte glycoprotein isoform X2, with protein sequence MASLLSSSLPSCLPSLLFLFLQLTSISAGQFRVIGPGHPIRALVGDEVELPCRISPGKNATGMEVGWYRPPFSRVVHLYRNGKDQDEEQAPEYRGRTQLLKETIGEGKVTLRIRNVRFSDEGGFTCFFRDHSYQEEAAMELKVEDPFYWINPGVLVLIAVLPVLLLQITVGLVYLCLQRRLRGKLWAEIENLHRTFDPHFLMVPCWKITLFVIVPVLGPLVALIICYNWLHRRLAGAVLGQHTGPLSWRHQASPNGKHKEGGWEQGSRLRAGMAFLLCPHGQPQTPQRIQDTNHLLRSAGSLSGRGEGRDYKVYREDVGRASHLPLITYFSLFSGQFLEELRNPF encoded by the exons ATGGCCAGTTTATTGAGCTCCTCTCTGCCCAGctgtctcccctctctcctcttcctcttcctccagtTGACTTCCATCTCTGCAG GACAGTTCAGAGTAATAGGACCAGGGCACCCCATCCGGGCGCTGGTGGGGGATGAAGTGGAATTGCCCTGTCGCatatctccaggaaagaatgctacAGGCATGGAGGTGGGATGGTATCGGccccccttctccagggtggtTCATCTCTACCGAAATGGCAAGGACCAAGATGAAGAGCAGGCACCTGAATACCGGGGCCGCACGCAGCTGCTAAAAGAGACCATTGGGGAGGGGAAAGTGACCCTCAGGATCCGGAATGTGAGGTTCTCAGATGAAGGAGGTTTTACCTGCTTCTTCCGAGATCACTCTTACCAAGAGGAGGCAGCAATGGAATTGAAAGTAGAAG ATCCCTTCTACTGGATCAACCCCGGCGTGCTGGTGCTCATCGCCGTCCTGCCAGTGCTCCTGCTACAGATTACCGTGGGCCTCGTCTACCTGTGCCTGCAGCGCAGACTCCGAG GAAAACTCTGGGCAGAGATAG agaATCTCCACCGGACTTTTG ATCCCCACTTCCTGATGGTGCCCTGCTGGAAGATAACCCTATTTGTCATCGTGCCGGTTCTCGGACCCCTGGTGGCCTTGATCATCTGCTATAACTGGCTACACCGCAGACTAGCAGGTGCAGTGTTGGGGCAGCACACGGGCCCACTGAGCTGGAGGCATCAAGCCAGCCCTAATGGGAAACATAAAGAGGGTGGATGGGAGCAGGGTTCAAGACTCAGAGCCGGAATGGCCTTCCTGCTCTGTCCCCATGGCCAACCCCAGACTCCTCAAAGAATCCAAGACACGAACCACTTACTGAGATCTGCGGGGTCTCTTAGTGGAAGGGGGGAGGGACGTGACTACAAAGTCTACAGGGAGGATGTGGGAAGAGCCAGTCATCTTCCGCTCATCAcctatttctctttgttttcaggaCAATTTCTTGAAGAGCTAA